In the Periophthalmus magnuspinnatus isolate fPerMag1 chromosome 4, fPerMag1.2.pri, whole genome shotgun sequence genome, one interval contains:
- the mydgf gene encoding myeloid-derived growth factor encodes MFCTVNFSSLAFIFVLVLATTEASSAKTKTVEFNVKPGGVVHTFTEGIDKYECSFTYAAQGGTNEDWLMSVGLSDDDMLFSCSLWRPQGKSYLFFTQFKAELKGTKIKYANAYSQTGHSEMLLKPEEFTIGDSTVTHTDGKFSAQLSKLTVIGQIGHDEL; translated from the exons atgttttgcaCAGTCAATTTCTCATCTTTGgcgtttatttttgttttagtgctCGCCACAACTGAAGCTTCTTCGGCGAAGACCAAGACGGTGGAATTTAACGTGAAACCCGGAGGGGTGGTACACACTTTCACAGAGGGAATT GACAAATACGAATGTTCATTCACATATGCTGCACAAGGGGGAACCAATGAG GACTGGTTGATGAGTGTTGGGCTCAGTGATGATGACATGCTATTTTCTTGCTCTTTGTGGAG GCCACAGGGAAAATCATACCTGTTTTTCACTCAGTTCAAAGCAGAACTGAAAGGAACCAAAATCAAATATGCCAATGCATAT tcacagacaggacacagtgagatgctgctgaagcCAGAGGAGTTTACCATAGGTGACTCTACAG TGACCCACACTGATGGAAAGTTCAGTGCTCAGCTCTCAAAGCTCACTGTGATTGGACAAATAGGACATGATGAGCTGTAA
- the LOC117369565 gene encoding uncharacterized protein LOC117369565: MFSDSRGSAEHKGFKTHGSHFLPWLRNSLKSHQNHDSNLNGTVKSGSENRNNLKGFFSIQGKDKEKKGCNGVARVLPVVLRGHHILSGKQREDSPARWTQSPELDPEVSIASELEKSLVQDNHVETKRSPQNVVPSQSDQSCTTLRRYGPLVVAPPVLPEESKSTPPVVGLLVDNKEKVWDYSSRSFRQRDLHSASWVGPDTQSILKRHQFTSSFSFIHQHTRNSQSHRDLTSLRDTQLDRALNGVLFSTQVAQRGPGCTKTLRGPRKPRPSSERITNFEQSWFQPERININVGDSKRKAVRNQIKRVMDNLEHVLGALRDVQQEMKEVVQQIDYLTSSIDLNEEEPPEAQTQSSSNSSSSSAVTVGSVIHRPSGAAQNTDIWRDNQTTSRSQSPPSVLLLPVNSEHTNTLRPGCRKERLIHPPEQTHSLHQTMTSPVSPQRTLPVRPPTPGLSPLTVNLQHPNSPVSQPESPSAAPSSSLSHHQSPSYLKPPPPFSPSIKPGCHLNPQSSRTSGASSLVSNARPPTVPEPNRERRALSAGHIPGAYHMTLPLKPKAGQQGRRGRKPPPYPHHRLHEQQKTKEPRKAPPYPEKRRLLSTTV; this comes from the exons ATGTTTTCTGACAGCAGGGGGTCCGCGGAGCACAAGGGCTTCAAGACACACGGCTCCCACTTCTTACCATGGCTGCGCAATAGTTTGAAAAGCCACCAGAACCATGACAGCAACCTCAACGGAACAGTCAAATCTGGATCTGAAAACCGCAACAACCTCAAAGGTTTCTTCTCTATTCAGGGCAAAGATAAGGAGAAGAAGGGGTGCAATGGGGTGGCCCGTGTGCTGCCAGTGGTCCTCAGGGGGCATCACATTCTGTCTgggaagcagagagaggacagtccTGCCCGATGGACCCAGTCTCCAGAGCTAGATCCAGAAGTGAGCATTGCTTCTGAACTGGAAAAGAGTTTGGTCCAGGATAACCATGTTGAAACAAAACGCAGCCCCCAAAATGTGGTACCATCTCAGAGTGACCAGAGTTGCACTACGCTGAGAAGGTATGGCCCATTAGTAGTTGCCCCACCAGTGCTACCAGAGGAGTCCAAAAGTACACCCCCTGTTGTTGGTTTGCTTGTGGACAACAAGGAGAAGGTCTGGGACTATTCCAGCCGTAGCTTCCGCCAAAGAGATCTCCATTCTGCCAGTTGGGTCGGCCCAGATACCCAAAGCATCCTAAAGAGGCACCAATTCACCTCCAGCTTCAGTTTCATCCACCAGCACACCAGAAACTCCCAAAGCCACAGAGATTTAACATCTTTGAGGGACACACAGCTTGACCGGGCCCTTAACGGTGTCCTCTTCTCCACCCAGGTTGCCCAAAGGGGTCCAGGCTGCACCAAAACACTCCGAGGACCAAGGAAACCGCGACCTAGCTCAGAGCGCATCACAAACTTTGAGCAGTCGTGGTTTCAACCTGAACGAATTAACATCAATGTGGGTGACAGTAAAAGGAAGGCAGTCCGAAACCAGATCAAACGTGTTATGGACAATTTGGAGCATGTTCTGGGAGCTCTGCGGGACGTCCAACAAGAAATGAAAGAG GTGGTGCAGCAGATTGACTATTTAACGTCCTCCATTGATCTGAACGAGGAGGAGCCGCCGGAGGCTCAAACTCAGAGCAGCAGTAACAGCTCCAGTTCAAGTGCAGTGACGGTGGGAAGTGTCATTCACAGACCGTCAGGGGcagcacaaaacacagacatttgGAGAGACAATCAGACTACAAGCAGGAGCCAGTCTCCACCCAGTGTCCTGCTGCTGCCTGTAAACTCAGAGCATACCAACACACTTCGGCCAGGGTGCAGGAAAGAAAGACTTATCCATCCACCGGAGCAGACACACAGCTTACATCAAACAATGacctctcctgtctcccctcaGAGGACCCTCCCTGTGCGCCCTCCCACTCCAGGCCTGTCCCCTCTGACTGTAAACCTGCAGCATCCCAACAGCCCCGTGTCCCAGCCTGAGTCCCCATCTGCTGCTCCTTCGTCCTCCTTGTCCCACCACCAGTCCCCCTCATATCTGAAACCGCCACCCCCCTTCAGCCCGTCTATCAAACCTGGATGTCACCTGAACCCACAGAGCAGTCGCACATCTGGCGCATCTTCTCTAGTGTCAAACGCACGACCACCCACTGTCCCAGAACCCAACAGGGAGCGGCGGGCACTGTCTGCGGGGCATATCCCGGGAGCCTATCATATGACCCTCCCACTTAAACCTAAAGCAGGACAGCAAGGTCGAAGAGGACGCAAACCACCCCCATATCCGCACCATAGACTTCATGAGCAACAAAAAACTAAGGAGCCTCGCAAAGCTCCTCCCTACCCAGAGAAGAGAAGACTACTTTCAACAACGGTTTGA